Genomic DNA from Terriglobia bacterium:
CGGCTGCGTGGTGATCACCTGGATGTCTTTGATGACGGGCGTCGGCAAGCCGCGTGTCGCACGGGTCTCCCGCTCTTGTGCCGCCAGCGGCTGCGCCGAAAGCGCCGCGCCCACGGCCCCGGCCATGCCAAGCTTGAAGTACTCTCGTCTGTCCATGCGAAACTCCTTAAACATGAAGGCAGCGATGGACGCTATCAAAGCCGGCTACGGCTGTCAAGCTGCCCGGCTGAGACCTGCGTGCCAGCCGCCGCTGAGGCTTGTGCCAACGAATACGCTCAGGTAAACTCTTCGAAAACTGCTATCTCGCAGAGGTCAGAATCTGCGGCTCGCGCGGCCGGACGGGACATTTCGCACGAGATCCGAAAAACTATCTATAATTAGACTTGTTGTGCAACCCAGTTCTGCGCCGGTATGCGCGGCCAGCGCCTCAAGAACGCATGGTCTCATTTCAACTCTTATTTCCGGTTTCTGTCCTGGCAGGCTTCGTAGGCGCGATGGGCGGCATGGGGGGCGGGATCATTCTCATCCCCGTGCTCACATTCCTTGGAATCGACATCAAGCATGCCATCGCCATCAGCATCCTTTCCGTGATTGCAACTTCCAGCGGATCGGCCTCGGCGTATGTCCGCGACCACCTCACCAATCTTAAAGTGGGAATGTTTCTTGAAATGTTCACCATCGCCGGGGCGATCGCGGGGGCCCGCATCACTCTCGCATCGTCGCCGCAGCCCCTCTACATCATTTTTGGGGCGGTGCTGCTGGCGTCATGGATTGCGCTGCTGATGGATAAGCATCCCTCCGGGCAAAAGCCTGCGTCGCAGGACGCGTTTACCCGCTGGCTGGAGATGGAAGGCAGTTACCCGGATGTCGTTACCGGGCAAACGGTGGAGTACAAGGCCGTCCGGGCTTACATGGGCGCGCCCCTGATGTTTGGAGCAGGAATCGTGGCCGGCCTGCTCGGAATTGGCGCTGGCGCGGTGAAGGTCCTGATCCACGACCTGGTGATGGGTCTCCCTCCCAAGGTCTCCACCACCACCAGCAACCTGATTATCGGCGTCACGGCGCTCGCCGGCACCAGCGTTTACCTGGCGGCCGGACTCATCAATCCGGGGCTGGCCGTGCCGGTGATTCTGGGAGTGGTTGGCGGGGCTTTCCTGGGCACGCGAGTGCTGGTCCGCCTGACCAACCAGGCCGTGCGCCTATTCTTTCTTGTGATTCTGCTGCTCATGGCGGTTGAGATGATAACGAGGGGCCTGCAGGGCATTTAGCGATGAGTCCACCAGTTCCTTCCACCAGGACCGGGCCCGTAGGGGAGGCACGGCAGTTCGAGATGGATTCTGTGGTGGGTGTCGTCCTCCGGGACGGCATCTTGCTCAGCCTGGGGTTGATCGTTCTCGGGATGTTCTGGAGATGGCTCCGCACCGGTGGCCTGGCGCTGGATTACCAGATCGCCGGCACGAACCTGTTTGAATTCGTAACCGGAGAGGTCCGCCTGGCCTTGCATGGCAGTGTCCGGCCCCGCCTGCTGATTAATCTGGGCATTGCCGTGCTCATGCTCACGCCCTTCATTCGAGTGGCCGTGTCGATGGTTTACTTCATGGGGGTCCTCAGGAACTGGAAGTACACCTGCTTCACGGCTATTGTCCTTATTGTTCTCACTTACAGCCTGTTTCTGCGCTAGCGCCTGCCCCAGGGGGTGCTTTCGCTCTGCTGTTCCCCTCGACTATTTCGCTTGCGGACAGTTACAATGGGGGGAATTGGGCAGGATCGTCTGGTTCTTGCCGGTCAATTGGAGAGAATCTGCTTGCCGCTCATCGAAGCCTTACTCCTGCTTCTGCTGCTCTCCCGTACTTTCGGAGAAATCTCAGAACATTTCGGCCAGCCTGCCATGATTGGCGAAATCGCAGCAGGCGTGGTGCTGGGCCCTTCTCTCCTTGGAGTTGTCCACTTCACGGATGAAATCAAAGCCGTTGCCGATCTGGGCGTCCTGCTGCTGGTCTTCCTGGCCGGGATGGACATGAACCTGAAGACGCTGTGGGATTCCTTCCGCGGCCGCAGCGCGTCTGTTGCGGTGGCGGGCTTCATCCTGCCCATGCTGCTGGGATTCCTGGTGGGCCAGGCATTTCATCTGGGCCCCACGAGATCGATCTTTATCGGCCTCTGCATCGCCATCACCGCTCTTCCCGTAAGCGTTCGAATCCTGATGGACCTTGGGAAAGTGCAGACCGAGATCGGGCAAAGGATCATTTCGGCGGCCGTATTCAACGACGTGACATCCCTGCTGATCCTCGGCGTCATCCTCGACGTAAAAGTAAAGGGAGGGGGGCCTTCCACAGCCCTCGCCTCCACCGGGATTGCGCTGTTCAAGGCCGTCACCTTCATGGCCGTGTTCATCCTGGCCGCTCGAGTTGCCAAGCGCTATTCTCCCCATCGGTTTCTCCGGCGGAAAGACCGTCTTTACCGCATACTGGTCCGGCTGAAGGGCAGGGAGTCTGCCTTTGCCATCGCTCTGCTCTTTGTCATTGCGTTTGCCAGTTTTTCTCAGGTCCTGGGATTACAGTTCGTCGTGGGGGCATTTTTTGGTTCGATGCTGCTCAGTTACGAAGTGCTTGGTGAGGCCAGGTTCCGGGAAGTTCAGAAAACGGCTTCCGACATCACCATGGGGTTCCTCGGGCCCATTTTTTTCGCGGCAATCGGGCTTGAATTTGACGCTGCAAGCCTGAGAGATTGGTGGCTGGTCGCGGCGATTCTGGCAGCCGCTGTTGTGGGCAAAATCTTCGGCGGGTACGCGGGCGGCCGCCTCGCCAAACTGACGCCGATGGAAAGCTGGGCGGTCGGGATCGGCCTGAATGGCCGGGGAATCATGGAACTCGTCATCGCAAATATCGCCCTGTCCAATAATTTTATCGGGCAGCGCCTGTTCACCGCTCTCGTGCTCATGGCGGTGGTAACCACATTTGCCACGCCGTTCCTGCTGAAGATCGCATACACTCAGTTACCCGCCGCCGAACCGAGCGCCTTCGGCGGTGCTGCCGAGCCCCGCGGTGAACAAGCTCAAACGCCTGTAAGATGAGCAAGATGAAGTACGCGGCGGCGGCCCCACCGCCTGCCGGCAGCACGTCAAAATGGCCTTCCCATCTGCACCCTGCCTAGTAAAGGGCTCGGGAGCGGATGGTGTGCGGTATGCTTTCAAGCGCGCTGACCAGCCCTGGGTCCCATTGCTGGTTGATGTCGAGTATGGCGTAGCCGACTTCGCCCCTGGTATCCAGCACCTGGCGTTCCACGTTGATTCCCCGGTCTCCGAACACCTTGTTGATGGCCAGCAGCATGCCGGGCTGGTTCCGATGGATGTGCACCAGGCGGTGCGCCTCTGGCGCGAGTTCAAGACGGCAGTGCGGGAAGTTGACGCTGAGGATGGTATCGCCGGCTTCCACGTAACGGTGGATCCGCGCTGAAACCAGATGCGCGATGTGGAGCTGGGCCTCCTCCGTGCTTCCGCCGATGTGCGGCGTGAGGACCACATTGGGGAGGTTCTGCAGCTTATCGGTAAAAGCGCCGCCTTTCGCCTTTGGCTCCTTCGGGAAAACGTCGATGGCCGCCCCTTTCAGTTTTCCGCAGCGCAGGTTTTCCGCAAGCGCCTCATGGTCCACCACGAAGCCCCGGCTCAAGTTCAGAAAATATGACCCCTCTTTCATCAGCCGAAACTCATCAGCGCCGAAGAACCCCCGATTGTGCGGGCGGCCGTCAACGTGCAGCGTTACGAAATCCGATTTTTCGAGCAGTTCCTCAAAGCTGACCTTCTTGGCGTTGCCGCGCGCCAGCACCTCCGACACGTCATTGAAGATCACTTTCATCCCGATGGCCTGGGCCAGCTCTGAAAGCTGCGAGCCGATTTTGCCATAGCCCACAATGCCCACGGTCAGGCCGCGCACCTCGTGGCAGCCTGCGGCGCTCTTCTGCCATGACCCCTGGTGGAGCGCCACGCTGCCGTCAAAGACGCGCCGCGCCAGCATGATGATCTCTCCCAGCACCAGCTCCGCCACAGAGCGCGTATTGCTATGGGGATCATTAAAGACAGCGATGCCACGGTCCGAGCAGGCGGGCAGCTCAATCTGGTCCGTGCCGATGCAGAACGCGCCTACCACCAGCAGCCGGGGGGCAGCGTCCAGCACGCGCGCCGTGACCCTGGTCTTGGAGCGGATTCCCAGCACCTCCACGTCCTTGACCTCATCAATGAGCGCGGACTCATCCAGACTGCCTTGCAGCGTTCTCACTTCATAGCCGTCCTTAATGAATGGAGCGGCGGCGGTTTCGTGAATGTTTTCGAGAAATAGCGCTTTCATCTTAGGGTTTTCATCCTCGCTTCCGGGCCAGTCAGGAACGGCCCCTCTCTTCGGTGATTAGATGACGAATGCGAAACTTACTATTCTAGTGCCTGCGCCCCCGCGACGCGAGTCGTTCTTGCAGGCGACTGCAACGCGGAATATTCCACGATGTCGATTTATTGAATGAGAAAACCTGGCAGGAATCAGGTGGAACTTCGGAGTTCGGGGTCAGTTCAGAGGTGTTGCAGGGCGGCGCCTCGACAGGCTCGTTGCCGCCCTGGCATAACGCGCTTGAAAAGCTTACGCCTCAGTACTCCCCTCTTTTCCACTGTGAGCGGGTTACCGAGCGGCGTTCAGGGCCACGCAAAACGGGTACAAGCCGCGACTGTCTTTTCCTGGGTGTTCCGTTCTCGTCAAACGCATGAAAATAGAGGAAACAAAAGACACTGAGAACTGCGAGAAACTGCAATAGCAAGGTCATTTGGGCCCCCCTCCCCACGGGCGAACCTACCAAATCGACAATCCCATCCTAGCCTGGGGCCGTCACCTTAACAATTCAACTTTAGTTCCAACGGCGCTGGTACCGGGGTTTCGGGCGGCATAACCGGTGGTGCCGGTAACTCTTTAAGTCCCTGGAGCTCATTTGACCCCTCGCAGCGGGTCCGTTGCTGAAGGCGGGAATCTGGCCAGACTTGGTGTACACTACAGTCCTCTGTTCCGGCATCGAAAGCTAAAACAGGGCGCGTCACGTCGCCCGACAAAGGAGGGGACTATGCTCGGCGAAATGATTGCTGATTTGAAGGGCAAGCGAACAGGAAGGAGAGTCCTGTCGGTGGACAAGGGATTCAAAGTGGAAGTGTCGGTTGAATCGACTGGAAAGCTGCTCGGATTCGACGTCATGGAAGTCGTGACCTACTGGTCAGAGTCAAGGCCGGACGGCACACTCTATGGTGAAGGGCATGGGGTCATTGTCGGGGCTGATGGTAACAACGCAACATGGAAAGGCCAGGGTGTCGGCAGGTTTGGCGATGGCGGCGCGGTTAGTTATCGCGGCGCCATCTATTACAGCACGGCCTCGCCCAACCTGGCGCGATTGAATACCGTCGCCGCCGTTTTTGAGTTTGATGCGGATGCCGAAGGGAATACTCGCTCCAAGTTTTGGGAGTGGAAGTAGGCCCGCACACCCTGTTGGCGCTCCTGTGAAGCGTCCGCTGGCCCGGTGTGCGGCATTTCGGGGGCGGTTTTCGCACCCGCCTTTCCCCGCGAAGGAAGAAGTCTGATTCGTTTGGCGCTGAGAAATTCCGGCAAGCAATTCGGCCGAGCTTCACGAATGCGAGACAGGTTGGTAACATAGAGGCGCGCAATAGCGCACGCGGGGGGAGTTTTGCCTCTTGCGCCGCCGCTCGGGTCAAGTCTCGTTCGGCGAGGGCGAATGACCAAACAGAGACCGGACAAACCTTGCCAGGTCGAACAAAAGCCCCTCGACGGACCGCCGATGATAGATGTATCGCTCGACTGATTCGAACGTTTTCTGGTCATTCACTTCGGCGTTGATCACAAGGACTTTTCCCACCATGTTCGGCCAGACCTCTCCAATGCCGTAGCCCCTGCCGGCGGGCTTGCCCCGTGAACACCTCAGGTCAAGGATGGCGGTGTCAAACGACCTGCGATGAAGCGTGAACAAATCAAGTCTTGAGTTTGCGGCGACTACCCGCCGGCTGTCCAGCTTCCTGATCAAGGTCAGGAGATTATCGATAGCGGGTTCGTCCGCGACAATCAGGACCTTCCGGTTGGCTGATTTGTTCGCCACGAAGACTCTGCAGGCTGCACGTTCAGCTCCGGAATCATGGACTTTCTGGAGCCGTTTATTGAAATTCACCTTCAACCTCCCTTTCCAGGCCTGTCTCACCCTTATGGATGGGTCATGCGGCCTGAAAAGCCCCCTTTGGCTGCGCCTGCAAGAACGTCATTTGACGGACTACTCTCCCAGGGCAAGACTGCCCCACACCGTAGCATGCTAACCGTTCTGGCGAGGCAAGCCAATGTTACTTTAGTTCTACCTCCGGGCCTGCTGGGACGGCATGCCAGCCCTTCCTTCCCGGAATTCTATTCAACATCCCGGCGACGTTATCTCCCTCCCAGGAGCGCCCGGTACTTACTCATTCTCAAGGCCGTAGTATACTGTGCGCGGCAATTCTTCCAGTGAAATGAAGCGGCCGGGCCGG
This window encodes:
- a CDS encoding DUF1634 domain-containing protein → MSPPVPSTRTGPVGEARQFEMDSVVGVVLRDGILLSLGLIVLGMFWRWLRTGGLALDYQIAGTNLFEFVTGEVRLALHGSVRPRLLINLGIAVLMLTPFIRVAVSMVYFMGVLRNWKYTCFTAIVLIVLTYSLFLR
- a CDS encoding sulfite exporter TauE/SafE family protein, whose amino-acid sequence is MVSFQLLFPVSVLAGFVGAMGGMGGGIILIPVLTFLGIDIKHAIAISILSVIATSSGSASAYVRDHLTNLKVGMFLEMFTIAGAIAGARITLASSPQPLYIIFGAVLLASWIALLMDKHPSGQKPASQDAFTRWLEMEGSYPDVVTGQTVEYKAVRAYMGAPLMFGAGIVAGLLGIGAGAVKVLIHDLVMGLPPKVSTTTSNLIIGVTALAGTSVYLAAGLINPGLAVPVILGVVGGAFLGTRVLVRLTNQAVRLFFLVILLLMAVEMITRGLQGI
- the serA gene encoding phosphoglycerate dehydrogenase, giving the protein MKALFLENIHETAAAPFIKDGYEVRTLQGSLDESALIDEVKDVEVLGIRSKTRVTARVLDAAPRLLVVGAFCIGTDQIELPACSDRGIAVFNDPHSNTRSVAELVLGEIIMLARRVFDGSVALHQGSWQKSAAGCHEVRGLTVGIVGYGKIGSQLSELAQAIGMKVIFNDVSEVLARGNAKKVSFEELLEKSDFVTLHVDGRPHNRGFFGADEFRLMKEGSYFLNLSRGFVVDHEALAENLRCGKLKGAAIDVFPKEPKAKGGAFTDKLQNLPNVVLTPHIGGSTEEAQLHIAHLVSARIHRYVEAGDTILSVNFPHCRLELAPEAHRLVHIHRNQPGMLLAINKVFGDRGINVERQVLDTRGEVGYAILDINQQWDPGLVSALESIPHTIRSRALY
- a CDS encoding cation:proton antiporter, translated to MPLIEALLLLLLLSRTFGEISEHFGQPAMIGEIAAGVVLGPSLLGVVHFTDEIKAVADLGVLLLVFLAGMDMNLKTLWDSFRGRSASVAVAGFILPMLLGFLVGQAFHLGPTRSIFIGLCIAITALPVSVRILMDLGKVQTEIGQRIISAAVFNDVTSLLILGVILDVKVKGGGPSTALASTGIALFKAVTFMAVFILAARVAKRYSPHRFLRRKDRLYRILVRLKGRESAFAIALLFVIAFASFSQVLGLQFVVGAFFGSMLLSYEVLGEARFREVQKTASDITMGFLGPIFFAAIGLEFDAASLRDWWLVAAILAAAVVGKIFGGYAGGRLAKLTPMESWAVGIGLNGRGIMELVIANIALSNNFIGQRLFTALVLMAVVTTFATPFLLKIAYTQLPAAEPSAFGGAAEPRGEQAQTPVR